The Streptomyces sp. NBC_00775 genome includes the window CCTCGGCAGCGACCCGCAGACCCAGGGGGAGTGCGGTGCCCCCGAGGCCGCGCCCGGCGAGAAGTCCCTGAACGCCATCCGTGTCAGCTTCGGTGCGGGTACCCCCGACGAGCACGTCGAGCGCTTCGTCACCGCCGTGCGGGAACTCGTCCGGGACGGTGCGAAGTGGCAGTACCGCACGGAGGACGGCCGCTGCGTTCCCGCGGTCTGAGCCATCGGTTGTGTGTCGGCTGCGGGCCGGTGGGGGCCGTTCGCGCAGTTCCCCGCGCCCCTAAAAGGGGCGCGGGGAACTGCGCGATCTTTTAGGGGGGTCTGGGGGCGCAGCCCCCAGGGATGGGACGGGTAGGGGCGGCGGGGGCGAGAACTAGTTGTCGAGGCCGATCGCGAACGCTGCCTCGAGGTCGTGCTGGGAGTACGTGCGGAAGGCGACGTGGGTGTCCGTGGCCTCGACACCCGGGATCTTGCTGATCCGCCCGGGGATGACGTCCGCGAGGTCGTCGTGGGCCTTCACCCGGACCATGGCGATCAAGTCGTACGTGCCGGTGACGGAGAAGACCTCGCTGACAGCGTCCAGCGCGGCGATCGACTCGGCGATCTCGGGGATCCGGTCCACGCTGGTCTTGATGAGGACGATCGCGGTGATCACGGCTGGTTCTCTCCCTCGGGGGCGGTCGTTGGAGCCTTCACTCTAGTCGCCCGGCCGAAACGCACCCATGCGTAGACGAACCCCAGCGAGAAGCCCACCAGGTGGGCCAGATAGGCGACCCCGGGGCCGGAGGTGTCGCGGCCCGCCGCCAGCCATTGCAGGGTGACCCAGAAGGGCAGCACCACCCAGGCGGGGAAGCGCAGCGGCAGGAAGAAGAGGAACGGGAAGAGACTGGTCACCCGGGCCTTGGGGAACAGGTACAGGAACGCGCCGAGGACCGCGGAGATCGCCCCGGAGGCGCCGACGAGGGACTGCTGCGAGGCGGCGTTGGCGGCGGCGTAGCCCAGCAGGGCGAGGTAGCCGCAGCCGACGTAGAAGAAGGCGAACTGGATGTGGCCCATGCGTTCCTCGGTCATCGCCCCGAAGACGTAGAAGAAGAGCATGTTGCCGAGGAGGTGGAGCCAGCTGCCGTGGATGAACAGGGCCGTGGCGGGGGTGAGGGCTTCGCGCGGGGCTCCGCCGAAGAGGTCGGTGGGCACCACGCCCCAGCGCCGGAAGTAGGCCTGCTGCGCGACCAGCAGCTCGTCCCCGGTGCCGTACGCCGGATTGAGGCCCGCCGCCGGGCCGATCACGAAGATCAGGCAGCACAGGGCGATCAGCCCGTATGTCACCGGTGCGGACTGGTTCCGCATCGCCCTGCCGACCGCCGTCATCGCGTTGCTGATCATGGTGCAGAGCATGGCGTAACGGGACCGATGCGCACAGACCGCCTCGCCGCCGTGGACGGCCGAGCGTCGGGTACCCGCCAGGCCTTAGGGTTACGAGCCACACGCACCGGGAGACTGGCGCTGGACGGACACTAGAAGGAAAGCGACTGCCACATGACGGTTCCCCTGCCGGATGCCAAGACTCGCTGGCGCTGCACGCTCTGCGGCAATCTCACGCGTTTCGACGTGACCCGCTCGTCGAAGGTCGTCGAGTATGTGCACCTCGACCTGGCCGGTGAGCCGAACGTCGAGGAGCGCGAGGTGGTCAGTGAGACCATCGAGTCGGTGCGGTGCCGCTGGTGCAATGCCGTGGATCAGGTGGAACTCGTGGACAGGCCGGGCGCCGGCTCCTGAGGGAGCGGGCCCCGCACGGATATTGGGGTGACGGATGGTGGAGACCACAGGCGGGGAGCCGGACGACGGCGCCGCTGAGGTGCTCGACCGTCCGCTGCCCGACGGCGTGCGCCGGCGGGTCGTACAGATCGTCTCCGATGGGTTCGGTGGGCTGACGATCGGTGAACTGCCCGCCCAATTGCGGCAGTATGCCCGGTTCACACCCAGTCGACGGGCCAAGTTCGCCGGTAACGCGATGGCGGCGGCCCTGGAGACGGAGCCTCTTTTCAGACAGCGCATCGCCGAGAAACTGAGAGAGGCGCAGCCGGAACTCACCGGTGCCCTCGACTCGGGCGCGCCGCCCCCGGCCGCGGATCCGCTGGATGTGGCGGCCGCGGCCTATGTGCTGCGCCCCGCGGGCTGGGTGAAGCTGGTCGCCGCCGCGGGCGAGGAGGCCCTGCGGGCGGACGCCGAGCGTGCCGACGAGGAGAGCCGGGCCGAGCTGGAACGGCTGCGCGAGGAGCTCGCCGAGGCGCGCGGGCAGACCAAGGCCGAAACCGAGCGCATGCGCACGGAGTTGGAGGCCGCGAAGAAGGAAGCGGAATCGCTTCACCGCAAGCTGCGCGGGGCCCTCAGCGACGTCAAGCGCGGCGAGGCGGCCCTCCGCAAGCTCCAGGGCGAGATGGACACCGGCCGGGCGGAGGGGCACGCCCAGGTCTCCGCCGCCGAGAGCGAGACCCGGCGGCTCAAGGCGCGGCTCGCGGAGGCCGAGGCGGCCCTGGAGGCCACCCGCAAGGCGGCGCGCGAGGGGCGCAGTGTCGAGGACATGCGCGTACGGCTGCTGCTCGACACCGTGCTGGAAGCGACCCAAGGGCTGCGGCGGGAGCTGGCGTTGCCACCCGTGTCCGTACGCCCCGCGGAGACCGTGGATGCGGTCGAACCGGGACGGATGACGCCAAAAGACATCGCCGCCCGGGCGTTGTCCGAAAACGATCCCGCGATCCTCGACCAGCTGCTCGCGCTGCCACAGGCGCATCTGGTCGTCGACGGCTACAACGTCACCAAGACCGGCTATCCGCAGATGCCGCTCGAGAAGCAGCGGTTGCGGCTCCTCGGGCAGCTCTCGCAGCTCGCCGCGCAGACCGGCGCCGAGGTGACCTGTGTCTTCGACGGGGCCGAGCTGGCCGCGCCCGTGCTGCTCGCGCCGCCGCGCGGGGTGCGGGTGCTGTTCTCCAAGGCCGGCGTCACCGCGGACGAGTTGATCCGCCAGCTGGTGCGCGCCGAGCCGCCCGGGCGGCCGGTGATCGTCGTCTCCACCGACCGTGAGGTGGCCGACGGCATCGCCAAGGCGGGTGCGCGACCGGTCGCTTCGGTGGTGCTTCTCAAGCGCTTTTCGCGCGGCTGAGCAGCGGCCGCCCATCTGGGCCGTAAGCCTCATAGGCAACGTAAGTCCCATGCGTAACGTCCAGGCGCAATGCCCGAATTGGGCCGACCTTCACGCAACGTAGTGTCAAGCGCGTATTACTGCATGTGAGTTGTCGGCAAAGAATGCGCTCGGTGACCGAGATTTTTCCTATGAGGATTTGAACTGATCACAAGAAGGTCACTAGGGTCAGGCCTCGAACCTCCGCTCGGGTGATCACTCATTGGGAGTGACGGCGAAGGGGCACCGCCCGTCGGCGCATTCGGCAGGCGGCTGAAGGAAGAAGGAGCTCGCCTTCGTGGCGTCCCACCGTCGACCCAAGCAGCCGAGCCGCACCCGTGTGACCGTGCTCACCGCCGCCGCCGCTGCCGTGGCCCTCAGCGCGAATGTGGCCAACGCCGCGCCGAGCGAGAAGCTGAGCAAGGACGAGGTCAAGGCCAAGGTCGACAAGCTCTACGAGGAGGCCGAGCAGGCCACCGAGAAGCTCGACGGGGCCAAGGAGAAGCAGGAGAAGCTGCAGAAGCAGATCAGCACCCTGCAGGACAACGTCGCCCGCGGCCAGGAAGAGCTCAACGAGCTGCGCGACGGCCTGGGTTCGATGGCCAGCGCCCAGTACCGCACCGGAGGCATCGACCCCTCCGTGGCGCTCTTCCTCTCCTCCAACCCGGACGACTATCTCGACCAGGCGTCCACGATGGACCAGCTGAGCGCTCAGCAGGTCGAGGCGCTGAAGAAGGTCCAGGAGAAGCAGCGTTCGCTCGCGCAGCAGCGCAAGGAAGCCGCCGACAAGCTCAAGGACCTCGCCGACACCCGGGCGGAGCTCGCCAAGAAGAAGAAGGAAGTCCAGAACAAGCTCGGTTCGGCGCAGAAGCTTCTCAACACGCTGACCGCCAAGGAGAAGGCGGCTCTCGCGGCCGCCGAGCAGGAGCGCTCCACCCGGGCCAGCGAGCGCGTCGACCTCGGCAACACCAAGTCCGCCTCCGGGCGCGCCGCCGCCGCGTTCTCCGCCGCACAGAGCAAGCTCGGCTCGCCCTACGTCTACGGCGCCTCCGGACCCTCCTCCTTCGACTGCTCGGGCCTGACGTCCTGGGCCTATGCCCAGGCCGGCGTCACCATCCCGCGCACCTCGCAGGCGCAGGCCAGCTACGGCACGCGCATCTACTCGCAGAGCGACCTCCAGGTCGGCGACCTGGTCATCTTCTACGGCGACCAGCATCACGTCGGCCTGTACGCGGGCAACGGCCAGGTGCTGCACGCCCCGCGCACCGGCACGGTCGTGCGCTACGAGTCGATCAGCAACATGCCCTTCCAGTTCGGCGTCCGCATCTGATGCTCCGGCTTCCGGATCTGACGTACGCCCCCTGAAGGGACCCTTCGCCACGCCGCCCAAACGGGCGAATTGCGGTAACTCCCGCTGACCCCACGCCCCGTCGGTGACCTGCGTCTCCGGCGGGGCGTCACTTTGTGTGCCCGCGGAGGTCTTTGGCCGGTGCGTAGTCGCACGGCTACTGTCTGGCGCGTTTCCCCCAACTCCGGGGGACCGTCAGCGGAAGGGAGAGCGGCTACTCGTGGGGTTCCATCGCCGCCTTGCACCGTCCGGCTTCGACCGGGGCGCCGGCGCCGCCGGCATCGCGGCCTGCGTGATGTCCGCCGCGGTCGCGGCACTCGGCGCGCTGCCGGCAGCCGCAGCACCGCAGGACGACACCCGGGCCGAGGTGGACCGCCTCTACGCGCAGGCGGAGAAGGCCACCGAGGCGTACAACAAGGCCGACGAGCGCGCCGACTCGCTGCGCGAGGACATCACCACGGCGCAGGACGAAATCGCCCGCCAGCAGGAACGCATCAACACCATGCGGGACGCGCTCGGTTCGCTCGCCGGGGCCCAGTACCGGTCCGGCGGCCTCGATCCCTCGCTCGCGCTGCTGTTCTCCGACAACCCGGCCGACTACCTCGACAAGGCCGCCGCCCTCGACCGGATCACCGCCCACCAGGCCGGCGAGTTCAAGGACCTCCAGCTCGCCATGCGCGACCTCGCCCAGAAACGCGAGGAGGCCACCGGAAAGCTCGCCGAACTGGAGCGCAGCCGCAAGGCCGTCACCCAGAACAAGCGCACCGTCGAGCGAAAACTGGCCAAGGCGCAGGAGCTGCTCAACTCCCTGCCGTACGCCGAGCGCGCCGCCTACGACCGGGCGTCGCGTTCCGCGCGCGCCGACATGCCCGACCTCGGGGGCGCGGTCCCGTCCTCGGCGCGTGCGGCCGCCGCCGTCGCCGCGGCACGCTCGGCGCTCGGCCGCCCTTATGTGTGGGGTGCCACCGGGCCGAGCGGCTTCGACTGTTCGGGCCTGATGCAGTGGTCGTACGCGCAGGCCGGAGTCGGTCTGCCGCGCACCTCGCAGGAACAGCGGTACGCCGGACGGCAGGTGCCGCTCTCCCAGGCACGGCCGGGTGACCTGGTCACCTACCGCTCGGACGCCAGCCATGTCGGGATGTACGTGGGCAACGGCCAGGTGATCCACGCCCCCTACCCGGGCGCCCCGGTGCGCTACGACCCGGTGGGCATGATGCCGGTCTCGTCCGTGACGCGGGTCTGACCCCCGGGCCAAGCCCGTACGATCGGGAACGTGGCTGGTCGAAGGCGTGCGTCGCGAGCGGGGCTCTCCCTGGTGCTGCTGCTCGCCGTGCTCGTCGGCTGTGGCGGGCGGGCGCCGTCGGACGCGGCGGCGACCGAGGTGCAGCGGGTGCTCGACCGGCGGGCGGTGGCGGTCCTCGACCGGGACGAGCCGGCGTACCGGGCAACGGATCAATCGGCCGCCGGGACCGCCGAGTTCGCGAACCTGGGCGCTGTCCCGCTGACGGCCTGGTCGTATCACCTGACCGACCTCCACCGCTCCGGCGACCGGGCCACGGCCGACGCCGAGCTGCGCTACCGGATCAAGGGGTACGACACCGCGCCCGTCACCGCCGCCCGCACACTGAGCCTGACCCGCACCGACGGCAGCTGGCGGGTCGCCTCAGACGAGCCCGCGAAGAAGTCGGGCGAGCAGCTGTGGGAGCAGGGGGCCGTGAAGGTCGTACGGGGTGCGCACAGCCTCGTCCTGGGGGTCGGGCAGACCGGCGAGCGGCTGCGCGCGTACGCGGACCTCGCGGACCATGCCGTGCCCGCCGTGTCCCAGGCGTGGGGCACCGACTGGTCGCGGCACGTCGTCGTGCTCGTACCGAAGTCGCTGGAGGGGATGGCGGGGCTGCTCGGCGCCCCGGCGTCCGGGTACCGGGGGATCGCGGCGGTGACCACCGGTGAGGCCGGGGGCTCGGCGAAGGCGCCCGCCGACCGGATCATCGTCAACCCCGACGCGTACGGCATCCTCGGCGACTTCGGCAAACAGGTCGTGCTCACCCACGAGACGACGCACGTGGCCACCCGCGCCCACACCACGGCCGCCACGCCCCTGTGGCTCTCCGAGGGCTACGCGGACTGGGTCGGCTACCGCGGCAGCGGGCGGACGGCCACGCAGGTCGCGCCGGAGCTGGAGCAGGCCGTCAGGGAGGGGCGTGTCCCGGCCGCGCTGCCGGTCGACAAGGACTTCGGGTTCTCCGGGGACGCGGCGAAGCTGGCGCAGGCGTACGAGGGCGGCTGGATGGCCTGCCGGCTGATCGCCGACCACTGGGGCGAGGTCCGGCTGAACGACTTCTACCGGGCGGTGGGCGACCACGGGAAGCGGGCCGGGGCGGTCGAGGGCGCGCTGCGGGATGTGCTGGATACGACGCCGGAGAAGTTCACGGAGCAGTGGCGGGCCTACCTCAGGGCTCAACTCGGCTGACGCAGCTGGGAGATCGCCTCGGTGAGCCATGCGCGTTCCGCTTCTCCGGTGGCTCGTGCCACCCGCAGGATGCCCTGGCGGAACAGGTCGTCCGTCTCCTCCGCGCGTACGGGTTCTCCGTCGCGGTAGAAGAAGCTCGCGGGGGTGGTGAGGAAGTCCAGACGGCGCCGCAGAACGGCCGCCTGCTCCCGGGGGTCCGGCAGGTGCCGCAGGAAGGCCAGGACCGTGTTGAAGCGCACCTGGTCGGTGATCTCGGCCTGCTTGGGACGGCGCAGCCGCTCCAGGAGGTCCTCGCGGCCCTGGTCGGTGAGCGACAGGATGCGGCGTGGGGCCGCGCTGCTGCCCGGCTCCGTGTGCTGACTGAGTTTGCCCGCCGTGACCAGCCGCGTGATCGCGGGGTAGAGCGCGCCGTCGCTCACCGGGCGGACGTGTCCGTTGAGCGCCTTGATGCGCTCCTTCAACTCGTAGCCGTGCAAAGGCTCTTCGGCGAGAAAGCCCAGGATCGACAGCTCCAGCATCCGGTTCGGCCCCCTTCTTGAAGTCGTCGTGCGGCCATGGTACCTCTTATCGAGCTACCTCTAAACGAGGTAGCTCGTATCGAGATAGCCTGCCGCACGAGGGAGCCCCTGTGAACGCCCATCGCAAGCAGCTCATAGCGCTCGCCCACCCCGTCTACCTCTCGCTGCTCGCCTCCGTTGCCGCCGGGATCATCAACACCGTCTGGGTCTCCCGGCTCGGCGGCGCCGCCGTGGCCGCCGTCGCCGTCGCCACCAACACCGAGAACGTGCTGCTCGGCGTCGCCCTGGTCTTCGCCTCCGGGACGACCGTCCTGGTCTCGCACGCCAGAGGCGCACGGGATCCGGGCGCGGTCCGGGCGGCCGTACGCGGCGGATGGGCGCTGTGCGCGGTGGTCACGCCGGTGGTCGCCGTGGGCGGATATCTGCTGCGGGAGCCGCTGGCCCGGCTGGTGCTGGGCGGCGACGGGCGCGCCCTGTCACTCGCCGTCGGGTACTTCGCGCTCTCCCTGCCCGGCATCGCCGTCTTCTTCGCGCAGAACCTCGTCGACGGCATCCTGAAGGGCACCGGCGACACCCGCACCCCGATGCGGCTCGCCCTGCTTGCCAACGGTCTGATCCTCGGCCTCGACCCGCTGTTCATCCAGGCGTACGGCGTCCAGGGCGCCGCCGCCTCCACGGTGCTGTGCCGCTGCGTGGCCCTGGCCGTCGGGCTGCTCGCCCTGCGCGGGAACACGCTCCTGCGCCAGGCGGCAGCCGTCCGGCCCTCGGAGGCCACCGGTGCCGCCCTGCGCAGGACCCTGACCACCGGCCTGCCGATGTCCGCCGACTTCACCGTCCGGCAGGGCGGGGCGCTGGTCCTGGTCGCCATCGTGGCCAGGCTCGGGGTGACGGCCGTGGCCGCGTACTCGATCGCCTACAAGGTCATGTACATCGCGACCATGGCGTTCTACTCGGTCCGGCAGGCCGCCTCGATCCACACCGCGCACACGCGGGGCGCGGGCGGGGACGAGCGGGGTGCCATCGGACGCCAGGCCGTGCTCGTCTCGGGAACGGTGGGCGTGCTCGCCGCTTCCCTGCTCGCTCTCCTCGCCCCCTGGATCATGCGGGCCTTCGGCGCCGGACCCGCGGTCGCGCACGACGGAGTCCTCTTCCTGCGCTGTGTCGGGCCCTACCTGCTGCTGATGGCCTGCTTCATCGCGCTCGGCGGGGTCTTCGAGGGCAGCGGGGGAGCGCCGTTGCTGCTCCGGGTGACGCTGACCGGGACGGCGGTCCAGCTCCCGCTCGCCTACGCGCTGTCGGGGCTGGGGCTGCCCGGGATATGCCTCGCGCTGGCACTGTCCATGACGGTGCAGTGCGCCGTGCTGTTCGTGTGGATCGGGCGGCACCGTCAGGAGGACGCGAGGGTCTCCTTGGTGCGGGCGGCCTGAGAGGGGACCGTCGGGGCCGGCTCGGACACCGTGCCCCGCCACAGTTCCAGCGCGGCGAGCAGCGTGGCGATCACCAGCAGACCGTTGCGGGCGAACAGCAGGGTGATGCCGAGCCGGTCGCTGGAGACCACGTGCGAGAACCAGATCGGGAACTCCAGCACGGTCACGAAGCACGCGGCCAGCACCAGACCGACCGGCAGCGCCATGCGGCTGCCGCGGAAGCACAGACAGACGGCCGCGAGCCCGACCAGCCAGACCATGTACTGCGGGCTGATGACCCGGCTGGTGGTCGTGAACATCAGCACGGCCACGAACGCGGCGTCGGCCAGTGTGTGCGGCAGGAACCGCTTGGCGCACAGCCGCCACAGCAGCAGCCAGCCGAAGGCGACCGCGGTGAGCACCAGGGCCGCCGTGCTGACGACATCGACGTACGGGCCGAGGAACTCCACGGAGCCGTAGTTGAGCAGTACCTGGCCGTCCCAGCCGTACTGCCGGGCCACATGGAAGACGAGGGAGCCGAGCGACTCGACCTCGGTGCCGCGGTCGCGCTGGAAGGTCAGGAAGGAGAAGGCGCCGGGCATCGCCATGGCGAACAGCACCGCGATCCCACCGGCGGACACCGCCGCCGCGGTCCACGCCCGGCGCCGGACGGCCCCGACGAGCAGCAGCACCGGCCACACCTTCACCAGCGCGCCGAAGCCCACGAGCATGCCCATCACCCGCGGATGGCGCGCACCGGCGAGCAGCGCCGCGACCGCGACGGCCGTCACCATCACGTCGTAGCGGGCGTACACGGTCGGCCCGAGCAGCGGTACGCCGACCACCCACACCCAGGCGCCGCGCAGACTCTTGCCGGAGCGCAGGCCCGCGTACTGGAGCAGCCCGAACACCACGAAGTCGGCGAGGAAGGCCAGCACGAAGAAGGCCTGCGCGTATGCGAGGAAGGGCAGCAGCGCCGGGGAGAGGATCGCGAGCGCGGCGGCCGGCGGGTACTGCCAGGTGACGTCGTCGAGCGGGAAGGTGCCGTGCTTGAGGACCTCGTACCAGCCCTGGTAGATCACCGAGACATCGCTCGTGACATCCGGGCCGGGGAAGACGTACACCTTGAACACGAAGAGGAGCAGCACCAGCCTGGTCAGGCCCCAGGTTCCCACCAGCGCGAGCACTCCGAACGGGAACCTCTCCCCCCTAGCGCCCTCCATGCCCACCTGGCCCTTGTCCGTCCGGATATCCGTCCGGATGGTCCGTCCGGAACTCATGTGCTGTGCCGCTGCGATTTCGCGGTGCCATGATGTCGCGTCGCCCTGTGTGCGAGCCATCAAGCGCGGCCGTGCGGAGCTGTGAGTATAGGTTCGGTACTGTCGAACACGATGCACAAGACCCTGATCGTGACGAACGACTTCCCGCCCCGCCCCGGCGGCATCCAGGCGTTTCTGCACAACATGGCGCTGCGCCTGGACCCCGAGCAGCTCGTCGTCTACGCCTCCACGTGGAAGCGCGGCCGTGAGGGCGTCGAGGCGACCGCCGCCTTCGACGCCGAGCAGCCCTTCACCGTCGTACGGGACCGCACGACCATGCTGCTGCCGACCCCGGGCGCGACCCGCCGCGCCGTCGGACTGCTGCGCGAACACGGCTGTACGTCGGTGTGGTTCGGGGCGGCGGCACCGCTCGGCCTGATGGCTCCCGCGCTGCGCAGGGCGGGAGCGCGACGGATCGTGGCGACCACGCACGGCCATGAGGCCGGCTGGGCACAGCTGCCCGCCGCGCGTCAGCTGCTCCGCCGTATCGGCGAGTCCACGGACACCCTCACCTACCTCGGCGAGTACACGCGCTCGCGGATCGCCTCCGCGCTGACCCCCGAGGCCGCCGCGCGGATGGTCCAGCTGCCGCCCGGCGTCGACGAGAAGACCTTCCACCCCGGCTCGGGCGGTGACGTGGTCCGGGCCCGGCTCGGTCTGACCGACCGCCCGGTGGTGGTCTGCGTCTCCCGTCTGGTCCCGCGCAAGGGCCAGGACACCCTCATCCTCGCCATGCCGCACATCCTGGCCAAGGAGCCGGACGCGGTCCTGCTGATCGTCGGAGGCGGACCGTACGAGCGGGACCTGCGCAAACTGGCCTACGACACCGGGGTCGCCGACGCGGTCCGCTTCACCGGCGCGGTGCCCTGGTCGGAACTGCCCGCCCACTACGGCGCGGGGGACGTCTTCGCCATGCCGTGCCGGACCCGCCGGGGCGGGCTGGATGTCGAGGGGCTCGGCATCGTCTACCTGGAGGCCTCCGCGACGGGTCTTCCCGTGATCGCCGGCGACTCCGGCGGGGCGCCTGACGCCGTACTCGACGGCGAGACCGGCTGGGTCGTCCGCGGTGGCTCTGCCGAGGAGAGCGCCGACCGCCTTGTCGCCCTCCTCGGCGACTCGGAGCTGCGCCGGCGGATGGGGGAGCGGGGGCGGGCGTGGGTGGAGGAGAAGTGGCGCTGGGACCTGCTGGCCGAGCGGTTGAGGGAGCTGCTGTAGCGCCTAATGGGGTGCCGCTTGGGGGGCATTGGCGACTGCGGGTGAGTGGGGGCTGGTCGCGCAGTTCCCCGCGCCCCCAAAGGGGCGCGGGGAACTGCGCGAGCAACCACTGACGACCCGCAGCCGCCAGAACACCTCCACCCCTACGGCGACAAGGCGCCCCTAGCCCCGGTAAATCGCCTCGATCTCGTCGGCGTAGTCCTTCGCCACAACATTCCGCTTCAGCTTCAGCGACGGCGTGAGGTGCCCCGACTCCTCGGTGAACTGCGAGGACAGGATGCGGAACTTGCGCACCGACTCCGCCTTCGACACCGCGGCGTTGCCATCGTCGATCGCGTCCTGGATCGCGCTCAGCAGATCCGGGTCCTCGCGGAGCGACGCCGCGGTCGAGCCGGCAGGCTTCCCGTGCTCCGCGGCCCAGCGGCCCAGGAACTCCTCGTCGACGGTGACCAGCGCGCCGACGAACGGGCGCCCGTCGCCGACCACCATGCACTCCGCGACCAGCGCGTGCGCACGGATGCGGTCCTCGATCACGGCCGGGGCGACGTTCTTGCCGCCCGCGGTGACGATGATCTCCTTCTTGCGGCCGGTGATACGGAGGTAGCCGTCCTCGTCGAGGGTGCCGATGTCACCGGTGTGGAACCAGCCGTCGGCCAGCGCCTCGGCGGTCGCGGCCTCGTTGTTCCAGTACCCCTGGAACAGGTGCTCGCCGTGCAGCAGCACCTCGCCGTCGTCAGCGATGCGGATCACGGAACCCGGCAGGGGCTGGCCGACCGTACCGATCTTCGTACGGTCCCAGGGGTTGAAGGCGGTGGCCGCGCAGGACTCGGTCAGGCCGTAGCCCTCAAGGACCGTGAAGCCGATGCCGCGGAAGAAGTGCCCGAGGCGCTCGCCGAGCGGGGCGCCGCCGGAGATGGCGTACTCGCCGCGACCACCCAGTACGGCGCGCAGCTTGCTGTAGACGAGTTTGTCGAACGTCTTGTACTTGATCTTCAGGCCGAGGGACGGGCCCGAGGGGGTGTCCAGGGCGCGGCTGTACGCGATCGCCGTGTCCGCCGCCTTGTCGAAGATCTTGCCCTTGCCGTCCGCCTGCGCCTTGGCGCGCGCCGAGTTGTAGACCTTCTCGAAGACGCGCGGCACACCGAGGATCAACGTCGGCCGGAACGCGGCCAGTTCATCGGTGAGGTTCTTGATGTCCGGGACGCAGCCGAGCTTGATCGGCGCCATCATCGGCGCGACCTGCACGAGCCGCCCGAAGACGTGCGCGAGGGGCAGGAAGAGGAGCACCGAACACTCGCCCGTACGG containing:
- a CDS encoding glycosyltransferase family 4 protein, whose amino-acid sequence is MHKTLIVTNDFPPRPGGIQAFLHNMALRLDPEQLVVYASTWKRGREGVEATAAFDAEQPFTVVRDRTTMLLPTPGATRRAVGLLREHGCTSVWFGAAAPLGLMAPALRRAGARRIVATTHGHEAGWAQLPAARQLLRRIGESTDTLTYLGEYTRSRIASALTPEAAARMVQLPPGVDEKTFHPGSGGDVVRARLGLTDRPVVVCVSRLVPRKGQDTLILAMPHILAKEPDAVLLIVGGGPYERDLRKLAYDTGVADAVRFTGAVPWSELPAHYGAGDVFAMPCRTRRGGLDVEGLGIVYLEASATGLPVIAGDSGGAPDAVLDGETGWVVRGGSAEESADRLVALLGDSELRRRMGERGRAWVEEKWRWDLLAERLRELL
- a CDS encoding AMP-dependent synthetase/ligase is translated as MREFSLPALYEVPADGNLTDIVRRNAAQHPDVAVIARKVGGTWTDVTATTFLDEVRAAAKGLIASGVQPGDRVGLMSRTRYEWTLLDFAIWSAGAITVPVYETSSPEQVQWVLGDSGATACIVELDTHAASVESLRDRLPALRHVWQIEAGGVDELGRLGKDVSDATVEERSSLAKADDPATIVYTSGTTGRPKGCVLTHRAFFAECGNIVERLRPLFRTGECSVLLFLPLAHVFGRLVQVAPMMAPIKLGCVPDIKNLTDELAAFRPTLILGVPRVFEKVYNSARAKAQADGKGKIFDKAADTAIAYSRALDTPSGPSLGLKIKYKTFDKLVYSKLRAVLGGRGEYAISGGAPLGERLGHFFRGIGFTVLEGYGLTESCAATAFNPWDRTKIGTVGQPLPGSVIRIADDGEVLLHGEHLFQGYWNNEAATAEALADGWFHTGDIGTLDEDGYLRITGRKKEIIVTAGGKNVAPAVIEDRIRAHALVAECMVVGDGRPFVGALVTVDEEFLGRWAAEHGKPAGSTAASLREDPDLLSAIQDAIDDGNAAVSKAESVRKFRILSSQFTEESGHLTPSLKLKRNVVAKDYADEIEAIYRG